The Prunus persica cultivar Lovell chromosome G7, Prunus_persica_NCBIv2, whole genome shotgun sequence genome has a segment encoding these proteins:
- the LOC109950444 gene encoding uncharacterized protein LOC109950444 produces MSRLASDVVEDALMSEEGCELLSETLKSLQVKLKLLKDGPSNNEVGGSSSQTQYMKDPKRVRCKGRSKGITGAKEKAMKRGIRHCRECGHIGHDRRQCPALNTPTSPSNNDESTPIHRSDPLFDDFDRMHRPTE; encoded by the exons ATGTCTCGACTTGCTTCAGATGTGGTTGAGGATGCATTAATGAGTGAAGAAGGATGTGAGCTACTGTCAGAGACTCTAAAAAGTTTGCaggtgaagttgaagttgctgAAGGATGGACCAAGTAATAACGAAGTTGGAGGGTCCAGctctcaaacacaatataTGAAAGACCCTAAGAGAGTGAGGTGCAAAGGAAGGTCGAAAGGAATAACGGgagcaaaggaaaaggcaatgaAGCGAGGGATTAGACACTGTCGGGAGTGTGGACACATTGGTCATGATAGAAGACAATGCCCAGCCTTGAACACACC GACATCACCGTCGAACAATGACGAATCAACTCCAATACATCGTAGTGACCCATTATTCGACGATTTTGACAGGATGCACAGACCAACTGAATGA